GTGCCCTTTCAACCTCACTccaacattgtggtggtgttatggggtatccaGGGGACATTTAAGTGCCCTTTCAACCTCACTccaacattgtggtggtgttatggggtatccaGGGACATTTAAGTGCCCTTTCAACCTCACTccaacattgtggtggtgttatggggtatccaGGGACATTTAAGTGCCCTTTCAACCTCACTccaacattgtggtggtgttatggggtatccaGGGGACATTTAAGTGCCCTTTCAACCTCACTccaacattgtggtggtgttatggggtatccaGGGTACATTTAAGTGCCCTTTCAACCTCACTccaacattgtggtggtgttatggggtatccaGGGACATTTAAGTGCCCTTTCAACCTCACTccaacattgtggtggtgttatggggtatccaGGGGACATTTAAGTGCCCTTTCAACCTCACTccaacattgtggtggtgttatggggtatccaGGGTACATTTAAGTGCCCTTTCAACCTCACTccaacattgtggtggtgttatggggtatccaGGGGACATTTAAGTGCCCTTTCAACCTCACTccaacattgtggtggtgttatggggtatccaGGGGACATTTAAGTGCCCTTTCAACCTCACTccaacattgtggtggtgttatgTGGTATCCAGGGGACATGTAAGTGCCCTttcaacctctccaaagtgtcAGAAAGTTTTTTATTACTCTGTTTTTGCACGTTGGATCTTAAAATGTTCTAGGCAATGCTTTGTGCCACTCAGGTAAACTGCATATCTCTGGAAAGCTTATCTCATTGGCTACGATACTGTCAAGGTGCCATAGTAGCCAATCCCCCGTGTAATGGATGCCTACAGCGCGTAACCAGGCAACATCATATTTTTGATGTGCACAGATATAGTCCCTCGGTGGAAATTGGATGTTGCCATTAAGTCCTACATCACCAGATAACATGGCAGTAGGCTGGTGATCGATAACGGTAGGTCACGGACAGACAAATAAGACCTCCTCATGATCTGTGGAGTCCCGGCTTTCGGTGTCTATCGACGTATTCCCTGATTATTTTCTTTATGCTTCACAACGCTAACCGAACTTGTAGGTAGCAGCCATCTTGAAAATGAGGTCATCGGCTCTGCCTGCCCTTATAAATTCGTATGCCCATATATGGTAGTAAGTCACACCGAAGATTTGAAGGCACCGATCAAGAGCCAAGATACTCAGCTGACGGCAGACTTTGCAGATAGGGACTACCGTTTTCACACCAGACTGAATTGAataaaaatcattttttaaaataggGTCACCAAATATGAGAACTTTACATTCAAGAGGTTTTAATGGGACAGGGACACAGCTGCACACCTTTGATTTCCTGAGGGGTGTCTTTGAAGAAGGGCAGGGGATCTGGAGCCAGGACCAATACAGACAGCTTGCTgaagaccagcccaaacacagccACTGCGAGGGCTTTGTGCTGCGTCTGGTCCAGGAAGTTCACTGGACTGGTGGGGGGCAACACAGCGGGAAGAGACCAGAGATAAGACCAAGCAAACAACCGCAAATGAATGGTAACATATTTTATTGTTATAAATGGTCTCGTAGTATGTTGTTACGATGAGGCAGCCTGAGTTGTTTTTGTAACAGTGATGTTTTGTGTggtttcccactgggcacagacgtcagttcaaagtccagttttgatttacatttggttgagttgtcaactaacatgaattcaacatgaaatcaacaactaaatgtcaccatgtcattggatttttAGGTTCAATTTTGGGTGGAAAAAAAACAGGAAATTCCCTCacatttcctttcttttttttctcaaatCCAATTAGTTTCCcacattgattcaatgtcatcacgtTTCATTTTGGTGTTGAAATTACATGGAAACAACGCTGATTTTGAACCAGTATTTTCCCAGTGGGTTGTCACATATTGACAAGAGTTCCTGGTTGCTTCATGTTGCTGTGTTTGGTAAATGAACCTGCACTTTACCTTGAGATGCCAGTTGATCCACTGGCAAAACCCTCACATAGACTCTTTCTCCTCTTCAGGACTGCTAGAATCAGCACCACAACGAGCTAGGAGACAAGATATTCCATAAAGTGATACAATAGGAACTCTAATTCCTCTCCTAAACTACAGTACAACTACAGGACTGCTAGAATCAGCACCACATCGAGCTAGGAGACAAGATATTCCATAAAGTGATAAAATAGGAACTCCAATTCCTCTCCTAAACTACAGTACATCTA
The DNA window shown above is from Oncorhynchus gorbuscha isolate QuinsamMale2020 ecotype Even-year unplaced genomic scaffold, OgorEven_v1.0 Un_scaffold_5064, whole genome shotgun sequence and carries:
- the LOC124028935 gene encoding receptor for retinol uptake stra6-like, translating into MNQTKVVEEELYNYYDYSDWYSNNMEPTRPPKEVILPCDPTADDQLFHICIASVSLVVVLILAVLKRRKSLCEGFASGSTGISSPVNFLDQTQHKALAVAVFGLVFSKLSVLVLAPDPLPFFKDTPQEIKGVQLCPCPIKTS